The DNA window AGCAGCCGAAACGCGGGGGCACTCTGCGGGTCTCCTACGGCAACGCGATCGCCCACCTCGACTTCCACACCGCGCCGGGCTACGAAATGATGTGGGTGGCCATGAACGTCGGCTGCGGGCTCGTGAACATCACGCCCGACGGGAAGTTCGTGGGCGACGCCGCGGAGTCGTGGCAGATCTCGCCCGACGGCCTCCTCTACACCTTCAAGCTCCGCAAGAATGTCCTCTTCCACGACGGCACCAAGGTGGACGCCGCCGCCGTCAAGTTCAGCATCGACCGCCTCATAGACCCCGCCACCAAGTCGGGGATGCGGACCTTCTACGATCCGGTGCACAGCGTCGAGGTGCTCGATCCTCACACCGTCCAGATCCGCCTGAAGCAGCCCTACGCGTTCCTCCTGCACATGCTCGCCGGCTACCGCACCGGCCTGATCATCTACTCCCCGACGGCCACCCAGAAGTACAGCCTCGAGGACCGCAAGAAGGGCAAGCCCGAGGCCGTGGTGGGCTGCGGGCCGTTCCGGCTGGTCGAGTGGGTGAAGGGCAGCCACCTGGTCATGGACCGCTTCGACAAGTACTTCCAGCCGGGGCTCCCCTACCTGGACCGCGTCCACATTCGCATCATCAAGGACCCGGTCACCCAGATGGCCGCCTTCAAGGCGGGGGAGATGGACTTCATCGCGTCCTTCTCGCCCGAGCACGTGGACACGCTCAAGGCGCAGAACCCGAAGGCCCAGATCCTGACCGGGAAAGAAACGACGCCCATGGTGGCGGCGATGAAGGTGACGGTCCCCCGGGACGGGAAGCCCATGTCCAAGGACCGCGCGCCCCACCCGATCTTCGGTGATCTCCGCGTGCGCAAGGCCGTCGGCTGCTACGGGATCGACCGGAACGAGATCGTGAAGATCGCCTTCAAGGGCCAGGCGACCCCGTGGGTCGGGATGATCCCGCCGGGTACCCTGGACACGGTGGACGTCAACTCCAAGTGCCCCTACGACCCGGCCAAGGCGAAGGCCATGCTGGCCGAGGCGGGCTACGGCCCCCAGAAGCCCCTGACCCTCGAGCTCATGACCAACCCCGAGAAGTCGGTGTTCAACGTCATCGCTACGGTCATCAAGGAGCAGCTCGCGCGGATCGGCGTGACTGCGAACATCAGGATCGTGGACAAGGTCAGCTGGATGAACACGACCCTGAACGACGGCCCGTGGGACATGTACGTCGAGGACCTCCTGTCGCTGCTCACGCCGGACAGCAACGCCTACCTGTCGAACACCACCTCCTCCTGGAGCCACCCGCGCCACAACGACAAGAAGGTCGACGAGTTCTACGCGCGCTACGCCCGGGAGATGGACGCGGCCAAGCGCAAGGCGATCGCCAAGGAGCTCCAGGATTACATGGCCGATCAGGTCTACTGGAACAACGTCTCGGGCTCGCCGTTCTACATGGTCGCCCAGCCGTGGATGAAGGGCTACGTGTACAACGCGGAGTTCGAGGTGCACTACCACAGGGTCTGGCTGGACAAGTAACCGGTCCCGGGAGGGCGGAGGCCGCTCGCCAAGGGGCGGCGGCCCCCGCCCGTGCCGGAGCCTGACATGCGCGTCTACATGATCAGGCGCCTGTTCCAGGTCGTCCCCACCGTGCTGGGGATCACGCTCGTGGTCTTCCTCATGATGCGGTCGATCCCCGGGGATCCCGTCGTCCCCCTGCTCGGGGACGCCTACACCCAGGAGGACGCCGTCAAGGTCCGGGCGGAGTATGGCCTGGACAAGCCTATCCTCGTTCAGTACCTCATCTGGCTCGGCAAGCTCCTGCAGGGCGACTGGGGCGCTTCCATCATCACCGGGCGCTCGGTCCTCCAGGACGTGCTGGTGCGTCTGCCCGTCACGCTCGAGCTGATCGTGCTCTCGATGCTGGTGGCGCTGGCCATCGCCATTCCGGCGGGGATCATCGGCGCCATGCGCCAGAACACCTGGGCCGACTACACGGCGTCGTCGGCCGCCGTGGTCGGCGTCTCGATCCCGGAGTTCTTCCTGGGCGTCCTGCTCCTGCTGAGCTTCTCCGTCGGGCTCGGCGGCGCGCTGCCAAGCTCAGGCTGGGTGTACCTGCCCGGGACCTGCCAGACGGTGGTCTGCCAGGCCAGCCTGTGGGGGAACCTCCAGCACGCCGCGATGCCCGCCGTCGCGCTCGGCGTGGGACGGGCCGCCATCCTGACCCGGCTCCTGCGCGGCAGCATGCTGGAGGTGATCCGCACGGAGTACGTCACCACCGCGCGCGCCAAGGGTCTGGCCGAGCGGCGGGTCCTCCTGAAGCACGCGCTGAAGAACGCCCTGATCCCGACGGTGACCGTGATGGGCCTCCAGGTCGGCTTCCTGATCGGGGGCGCGATCGTGGTGGAGACGCTGTTCGCCGTGCCGGGCCTCGGCACCTACGGCATCGACGCCATCATCGCGCGCGACTACCCCCAGGTGCAGGGCTTTGTCCTGCTGACAGCCCTGGCCTTCGTCGGGATCAACCTGATCGTCGATCTGACCTACACGTTCCTGGATCCCCGCATCCGCTACGGGCGCTGAGGGGTGACGATGGCCGACGGCGGAGCGTCCTTCCGGATGAAGTCGCCACCGATCAGCGGGGGTTCCCTGCGTGAGGCCGAGCTGCCGGTCGCCACCGGGATTCGCCGGCCGGTCGCGGAGGTCGCCCGCTCGGAGTCTCCCCTGGCCCAGGCGCTCCGCCGGCTGAGGCGGAACAAGTCCGCGCTCGTCGGCGCAGCCGTCGTCCTCGCGCTCCTCCTGGTCGCCCTCTTCGCGGACGCGCTGGCGCCCCGGAGCCCGATCGTCAACGACCAGGCCAGCACCTTCCGGCAGCCGAG is part of the Candidatus Rokuibacteriota bacterium genome and encodes:
- a CDS encoding ABC transporter substrate-binding protein — its product is MRFKSLLLGTSVSLGVIVLLSGFATAAEQPKRGGTLRVSYGNAIAHLDFHTAPGYEMMWVAMNVGCGLVNITPDGKFVGDAAESWQISPDGLLYTFKLRKNVLFHDGTKVDAAAVKFSIDRLIDPATKSGMRTFYDPVHSVEVLDPHTVQIRLKQPYAFLLHMLAGYRTGLIIYSPTATQKYSLEDRKKGKPEAVVGCGPFRLVEWVKGSHLVMDRFDKYFQPGLPYLDRVHIRIIKDPVTQMAAFKAGEMDFIASFSPEHVDTLKAQNPKAQILTGKETTPMVAAMKVTVPRDGKPMSKDRAPHPIFGDLRVRKAVGCYGIDRNEIVKIAFKGQATPWVGMIPPGTLDTVDVNSKCPYDPAKAKAMLAEAGYGPQKPLTLELMTNPEKSVFNVIATVIKEQLARIGVTANIRIVDKVSWMNTTLNDGPWDMYVEDLLSLLTPDSNAYLSNTTSSWSHPRHNDKKVDEFYARYAREMDAAKRKAIAKELQDYMADQVYWNNVSGSPFYMVAQPWMKGYVYNAEFEVHYHRVWLDK
- a CDS encoding ABC transporter permease, whose translation is MRVYMIRRLFQVVPTVLGITLVVFLMMRSIPGDPVVPLLGDAYTQEDAVKVRAEYGLDKPILVQYLIWLGKLLQGDWGASIITGRSVLQDVLVRLPVTLELIVLSMLVALAIAIPAGIIGAMRQNTWADYTASSAAVVGVSIPEFFLGVLLLLSFSVGLGGALPSSGWVYLPGTCQTVVCQASLWGNLQHAAMPAVALGVGRAAILTRLLRGSMLEVIRTEYVTTARAKGLAERRVLLKHALKNALIPTVTVMGLQVGFLIGGAIVVETLFAVPGLGTYGIDAIIARDYPQVQGFVLLTALAFVGINLIVDLTYTFLDPRIRYGR